A genomic window from Micromonospora violae includes:
- a CDS encoding GGDEF domain-containing phosphodiesterase: MLLAYPFRVLVPRRAAPEAATCLAVVLLLLAGAADLVPTSVVIALAVGAGATLAGLRLSRLAARRGTDPTPRVAGGLLDAAVVAAGLTAVVLPLADPGHTLAVPIGSLVVAALSTTGLYRLPGRSRPAASVRLRWLVESTGPTIGLALAGWLLLPRDGLSAPVRLAAVLVLGGLGMAAVNAFAGPRRRSAAALCRGGVLLTLGGLVLLATVPSAVAGRAALLAVPPLVFGMVLVAVGAAGAVEDAEPAEPVAAAWPRSVLPAAVLLLASGLHLGAGRAPDRTSVLLALAAVPPLVLRELLGAGDAPASVRRAAHRRPAGRALRRRRAAPAGWPGPPERRSDALEGVATTVGVDTWSGAHSRGWSGLTPRPGAAASGPPGDRAALLDALAAIGDVPAPAGALLLVDLHGTEGVGPTAREDVLAEAVHRARRVIAPDDLVTGCTASGFAVVTAAGPVLAYELGTRLLSALNPPYRLAGVMLRVQTSIGLAEVSGTGPADVLRQAELARRRAVQLGRDRVEWYDAFLEEQLVRRLDLERELPGAVARGELDLVYQPVVDLADGQPVGAEALLRWRSPVLGTVLPVELLPVAEDLDLVGELEWWVLDRACRQLSDWSVGVRELWMAVNVTTRELTTPDFVQRLAAVLAAYGVPPERLVVEVSEPRVAGDLPTVVARLAGLRSLGVRTALDDFRAEHASLAQLRRLPIDLLKVGPELVGARPDGQPPLIDVVVNVGERLGVELVAEELESSTQVEGARRGGCRYGQGFALARPATAERVEAYFEEFPSASR, encoded by the coding sequence GTGCTCCTCGCGTACCCGTTCCGCGTTCTCGTCCCCCGCCGGGCGGCACCGGAGGCCGCCACCTGCCTGGCGGTGGTGCTGCTCCTCCTCGCCGGCGCCGCCGACCTGGTCCCGACCTCGGTGGTGATCGCGCTGGCCGTCGGTGCCGGTGCCACGCTCGCCGGGCTGCGACTCTCCCGGCTGGCCGCCCGGCGCGGCACCGACCCGACACCGCGCGTGGCGGGGGGGCTGCTCGACGCGGCGGTGGTGGCGGCGGGTCTCACCGCCGTCGTGCTGCCCCTGGCCGACCCCGGGCACACCCTCGCCGTGCCGATCGGGTCGCTGGTGGTGGCGGCCCTCTCGACGACAGGTCTGTACCGGCTCCCCGGCCGTTCGCGGCCGGCGGCCTCGGTCCGGCTGCGCTGGCTGGTCGAGTCGACCGGTCCGACCATCGGGCTGGCCCTCGCCGGATGGCTGCTGCTGCCCCGCGACGGTCTGTCCGCCCCGGTTCGGCTGGCCGCCGTGTTGGTGCTCGGCGGGTTGGGCATGGCCGCGGTGAACGCGTTCGCCGGGCCGCGGCGGCGCTCCGCGGCTGCCCTCTGCCGAGGCGGCGTCCTGCTCACCCTGGGCGGGCTGGTGCTGCTGGCCACGGTGCCGTCCGCGGTGGCCGGCCGGGCGGCCCTGCTGGCCGTACCCCCGTTGGTGTTCGGGATGGTGCTGGTCGCGGTCGGCGCGGCGGGTGCGGTGGAGGACGCGGAGCCAGCCGAGCCGGTCGCCGCGGCCTGGCCCCGGTCGGTTCTCCCCGCCGCGGTGCTGCTGCTGGCGTCGGGTCTGCACCTGGGCGCGGGCCGCGCCCCGGATCGGACCAGCGTGCTGTTGGCCCTGGCGGCGGTGCCGCCGCTGGTGCTGCGCGAGCTGCTGGGGGCGGGTGACGCGCCCGCGTCCGTTCGGCGGGCCGCTCATCGCCGCCCGGCTGGGCGGGCGCTGCGGCGTCGCCGGGCGGCCCCGGCAGGCTGGCCGGGCCCGCCCGAGCGACGTTCCGACGCCCTGGAGGGCGTGGCCACCACGGTCGGGGTCGACACCTGGTCCGGTGCGCACAGTCGCGGGTGGTCGGGGCTCACCCCACGGCCCGGCGCGGCGGCGAGCGGCCCACCGGGCGACCGGGCGGCGCTGCTGGACGCGCTCGCCGCGATCGGTGATGTGCCGGCACCGGCCGGCGCGCTGCTGCTGGTGGACCTGCACGGCACCGAGGGGGTCGGCCCGACCGCCCGGGAGGACGTGCTGGCCGAGGCGGTGCACCGGGCCCGCCGGGTCATCGCCCCGGACGACCTGGTCACCGGGTGCACGGCTTCCGGTTTCGCGGTGGTCACCGCGGCCGGGCCGGTGCTGGCGTACGAGCTGGGCACCCGGCTGTTGAGCGCGCTCAACCCGCCGTACCGGCTGGCCGGCGTGATGCTGCGGGTGCAGACGAGCATCGGGTTGGCCGAGGTGAGCGGCACCGGGCCGGCCGACGTGCTCCGGCAGGCCGAGTTGGCCCGTCGACGGGCCGTGCAGCTGGGCCGGGACCGGGTGGAGTGGTACGACGCGTTCCTGGAGGAACAGTTGGTGCGCCGGCTCGACCTGGAACGCGAACTGCCCGGTGCGGTGGCGCGCGGCGAGCTGGATCTCGTCTACCAGCCGGTGGTCGATCTGGCCGACGGGCAGCCGGTCGGCGCGGAGGCGCTGCTGCGGTGGCGCAGCCCGGTGCTCGGCACGGTGTTGCCGGTCGAGCTGCTGCCGGTCGCCGAGGATCTGGACCTGGTCGGTGAGTTGGAGTGGTGGGTGCTGGACCGGGCCTGCCGGCAGTTGTCCGACTGGTCGGTGGGCGTCCGGGAGCTGTGGATGGCGGTCAACGTCACGACCCGGGAGCTGACCACCCCCGACTTCGTCCAGCGGCTCGCCGCCGTGCTGGCCGCGTACGGGGTGCCGCCGGAGCGACTGGTGGTGGAGGTGAGCGAGCCGAGGGTCGCCGGTGACCTGCCGACCGTGGTGGCCCGGTTGGCTGGGCTCCGGTCACTGGGCGTCCGCACCGCGTTGGACGACTTCCGGGCCGAGCACGCCTCGCTGGCTCAGCTCCGCCGGCTGCCGATCGACCTGCTCAAGGTGGGTCCGGAGTTGGTGGGCGCGCGGCCGGACGGGCAGCCGCCGCTGATCGACGTGGTGGTCAACGTGGGCGAGCGGTTGGGCGTCGAGCTCGTCGCCGAGGAGTTGGAGTCGTCGACCCAGGTCGAGGGGGCGCGCCGGGGCGGCTGCCGGTACGGGCAGGGGTTCGCACTGGCCCGCCCGGCGACGGCCGAACGGGTCGAGGCGTACTTCGAGGAGTTCCCGTCAGCATCCCGCTGA
- a CDS encoding LacI family DNA-binding transcriptional regulator gives MKRPTIADVAQRAGVSKGAVSYALNGQPGVSEATRQRILAIATEIGFRPSSAARALSAATAGAIGLALCRPARTLGVEPFFMALISGVEAELSARSYALTLQVVADHDAEIAVYRRWWGERRVDGVLVCDLRTDDRRIPALEQLRLPAVVIGGPGGTGELASIWADDAAALTETVEYLVALGHRRIARVAGLPDLRHTEIRSDAFAAVRDRLGLVDAVTVWSDYTGEEGGRATRRLLSSANRPTAVIYDNDVMAVAGLSVAQEMGLTVPGDLSIVAWDDSPLCRLVHPPLTALGRDIPAYGAHAARQLLTVVAGQPAGRVQDETAHLTPRGSTAPPRGR, from the coding sequence GTGAAGCGGCCGACAATCGCCGACGTCGCTCAACGCGCCGGGGTGTCCAAGGGTGCGGTGTCGTACGCGCTGAACGGGCAGCCCGGCGTCTCCGAGGCCACCCGGCAGCGCATCCTGGCCATCGCCACGGAGATCGGGTTCCGGCCGAGCAGCGCCGCCCGCGCCCTCTCGGCCGCCACCGCCGGGGCGATCGGTCTGGCGCTGTGCCGACCGGCCCGGACACTCGGCGTCGAGCCGTTCTTCATGGCGCTGATCAGTGGCGTCGAGGCCGAACTCTCCGCCCGCTCGTACGCGCTGACCTTGCAGGTGGTGGCCGACCACGACGCCGAGATCGCGGTCTACCGGCGGTGGTGGGGCGAACGACGGGTGGACGGGGTGCTCGTCTGCGACCTGCGCACCGACGACCGTCGCATCCCCGCACTCGAACAGCTGCGCCTACCGGCGGTGGTGATCGGTGGCCCCGGCGGCACCGGCGAGCTGGCGAGCATCTGGGCCGACGACGCCGCCGCGCTGACCGAGACGGTGGAGTACCTGGTCGCGCTCGGGCACCGGCGGATCGCCCGGGTCGCCGGCCTGCCCGACCTGCGGCATACCGAGATCCGCTCCGACGCGTTCGCGGCGGTCCGCGACCGGCTCGGCCTGGTCGACGCCGTCACCGTCTGGTCCGACTACACCGGCGAGGAGGGTGGTCGGGCCACCCGCCGGTTGCTCAGCTCGGCCAACCGGCCCACCGCGGTCATCTACGACAACGACGTGATGGCCGTCGCCGGGCTCTCCGTCGCCCAGGAGATGGGCCTGACCGTGCCCGGCGATCTGTCCATCGTGGCCTGGGACGACTCGCCGCTGTGCCGCCTGGTGCACCCGCCGCTGACCGCGCTGGGCCGGGACATCCCGGCGTACGGCGCGCACGCCGCCCGGCAACTGCTCACCGTCGTCGCCGGGCAGCCGGCCGGCCGGGTGCAGGACGAGACGGCGCACCTCACGCCGCGTGGGAGCACCGCACCGCCCCGAGGGAGATGA
- a CDS encoding glycoside hydrolase family 2 protein: MSRQALYDGWTLRAAPGAQVPVAVADRSVPATVPGCVHTDLLDAGLIADPYLDDNEHAVAWIGHTDWVYQTSFVHRAGDDDRVDLVCAGLDTVATLTLNGVEVGRTANMHRGYRFDVRPLLRDGANDLVVRFDSAYRYAEAQQERLGDRPNAYPEPFHFIRKMACNFGWDWGPTLVTAGIWQEISLHAWSTARLATVRPLVTMDGRDGRVEVHVDIERVADVPLTVRAAVAGVRAEVVVPAGQRTAVLALTVREPALWWPRGYGDQARHPIEVTLHAPGGDTLDSWSHRIGFRTVRLDTTPDEHGTPFVLSVNDVPVFVRGVNWIPDDVFPTRITRGRLAERFDQATAANVNLLRVWGGGRYESADFYDLADERGLLVQQDFLFACAAYPEEEPFGTEVAAEATEQVTRLAPYPSLVLWTGNNENIWGWHDWDWQQDLDGRTWGRGYYLDVLPRIVGELDPTRPYWPGSPWSGTEAIHPNDPAHGTTHIWDVWNTDDYTRYRQYVPRFVAEFGYQAPPAYATLRRALSDEPLAHDSPGMAHHQKAADGDAKLQRGLDAHLPAPADFDDWHYLTQLNQARAIQLGVEHFRSHRGVCAGTIVWQLNDCWPVTSWSAVDGDGRRKPLWYALRHAYADRLLTVQPRDGGLALVAVNDGGTPWRASASVTRCTLTGAPRAKTSVDLDVPAYSSVVLALPADLARPDDGRREVLVAEAGGTAERALWFFAEDREVDWPAAAWDATVEPADGGQRVRVTARTVLRDLTLFPDRLDPTASADKALVTLLPGESTTFTVRADTALDPAALTGRPVLRCVNDIRQR, encoded by the coding sequence GTGAGCCGACAGGCACTCTACGACGGCTGGACCCTGCGAGCGGCCCCCGGAGCGCAGGTGCCCGTGGCGGTCGCCGACCGGTCCGTGCCGGCGACCGTGCCCGGTTGCGTGCACACCGACCTGCTCGACGCCGGGCTGATCGCAGACCCCTACCTCGACGACAACGAGCACGCGGTGGCCTGGATCGGGCACACCGACTGGGTCTACCAGACCAGCTTCGTCCACCGGGCCGGCGACGACGACCGCGTCGACCTGGTCTGCGCCGGCCTGGACACCGTCGCCACGCTCACCCTCAACGGTGTCGAGGTCGGCCGCACCGCGAACATGCACCGCGGCTACCGGTTCGACGTCCGCCCGCTGCTCCGCGACGGTGCCAACGACCTGGTGGTCAGGTTCGACTCCGCGTACCGCTACGCCGAGGCGCAGCAGGAGCGGCTCGGCGACCGGCCGAACGCCTACCCGGAGCCGTTCCACTTCATCCGCAAGATGGCCTGCAACTTCGGCTGGGACTGGGGGCCGACCCTGGTCACCGCCGGCATCTGGCAGGAGATCAGCCTGCACGCGTGGTCGACGGCCCGGCTGGCCACCGTTCGTCCACTCGTCACCATGGACGGCCGTGACGGTCGGGTCGAGGTGCACGTCGACATCGAGCGGGTCGCGGACGTCCCGCTGACCGTCCGCGCCGCCGTCGCCGGCGTCCGCGCCGAGGTCGTCGTCCCGGCCGGGCAGCGCACGGCCGTGCTGGCCCTCACCGTCCGCGAGCCCGCGCTGTGGTGGCCCCGGGGGTACGGCGACCAGGCGCGCCACCCGATCGAGGTGACACTGCACGCGCCGGGCGGCGACACCCTGGACAGCTGGTCGCACCGGATCGGTTTCCGCACGGTACGGCTGGACACCACCCCCGACGAGCACGGCACCCCGTTCGTGCTGTCGGTGAACGACGTCCCGGTCTTCGTCCGCGGGGTCAACTGGATCCCCGACGACGTGTTCCCCACCCGGATCACCCGGGGCCGGCTGGCCGAGCGGTTCGACCAGGCCACCGCCGCCAACGTCAACCTGTTGCGGGTCTGGGGTGGCGGCCGGTACGAGTCGGCGGACTTCTACGACCTCGCCGACGAGCGCGGGCTCCTCGTCCAGCAGGACTTCCTCTTCGCCTGCGCCGCGTACCCGGAGGAGGAGCCGTTCGGCACCGAGGTGGCCGCCGAGGCCACCGAGCAGGTGACCCGGCTCGCTCCGTACCCGTCGCTGGTGCTCTGGACCGGCAACAACGAGAACATCTGGGGCTGGCACGACTGGGACTGGCAGCAGGACCTCGACGGGCGTACCTGGGGGCGCGGCTACTACCTCGACGTGCTGCCCCGGATCGTCGGCGAGCTGGACCCGACCCGCCCGTACTGGCCGGGCAGCCCCTGGTCGGGCACCGAGGCGATCCACCCCAACGACCCGGCGCACGGCACCACCCACATCTGGGATGTGTGGAACACCGACGACTACACCAGGTACCGGCAGTACGTCCCACGCTTCGTCGCCGAGTTCGGCTACCAGGCCCCACCGGCGTACGCGACGCTGCGCCGGGCGTTGAGCGACGAACCCCTGGCGCACGACTCACCGGGCATGGCACACCACCAGAAGGCGGCCGACGGCGACGCCAAGCTCCAGCGTGGCCTCGACGCGCACCTGCCGGCCCCGGCGGACTTCGACGACTGGCACTACCTGACACAGCTCAACCAGGCCCGCGCGATCCAGCTCGGGGTGGAGCACTTCCGCTCGCACCGGGGTGTCTGCGCGGGCACCATCGTCTGGCAGCTCAACGACTGCTGGCCGGTGACCTCCTGGTCGGCCGTCGACGGCGACGGCCGCCGCAAACCCCTGTGGTACGCGCTGCGCCACGCGTACGCCGATCGGCTCCTCACCGTGCAGCCCCGCGACGGCGGCCTGGCGCTGGTGGCGGTCAACGACGGTGGTACACCCTGGCGGGCGTCGGCGTCGGTGACCCGGTGCACGCTCACCGGGGCGCCGAGGGCGAAGACCTCGGTCGACCTCGACGTCCCGGCGTACTCCTCGGTGGTGCTGGCGCTGCCGGCGGACCTGGCCCGGCCGGACGACGGCCGCCGCGAGGTGCTGGTCGCGGAGGCCGGTGGCACCGCGGAGCGCGCGCTGTGGTTCTTCGCCGAGGACCGGGAGGTGGACTGGCCGGCGGCGGCCTGGGACGCCACGGTCGAGCCGGCCGACGGCGGGCAACGGGTCCGGGTCACCGCCCGCACCGTGCTGCGCGACCTGACGCTCTTCCCGGACCGCCTCGACCCGACGGCATCCGCGGACAAGGCCCTGGTCACCCTGCTGCCGGGCGAGTCGACCACCTTCACCGTACGCGCGGACACCGCGCTGGACCCGGCGGCGCTGACCGGCCGTCCGGTGCTGCGCTGCGTCAACGACATCCGCCAACGCTAA
- a CDS encoding AAA family ATPase, giving the protein MLLSFRFANHRSFRDEHQLNLTPVYGDGASADEPAPQAVQVVGIFGANASGKSNCLGALAFMRQTVVESDRAVEPGLGLHREPFGLDPEFATQPSRYVVDLLLGGVRHTYGFTIDDDRVLEEWLYHYPVGRRRRVFERDGDTFSWGEETGRRNDLEQIAGITAPTALFLSTVARFGHSRPQSDPADPQPLHDTYRWFYLMGQVTDPTPGLSALIRIGQSDADEARRLAVDLLQAADVGVVDVVVLSDPADDHSAWAESSTQGMRARVKKAMAGARRPPVILFAHQGPHGLALLDLQNQSTGTQRLLTLGLHAATMLRTGATMLIDEIDASLHPVLTAKLVSLFRSPQANPLGSQLIFTSHDAALLGTLDGEEILRRDEIWFVEKDDEGASSLYPLTDFKPRKEGENRQRRYLNGNYGAVPNLSTDLFEQALAKPLHFRRPDHRRATR; this is encoded by the coding sequence ATGCTGCTGAGTTTCCGCTTCGCCAACCACCGATCGTTCCGCGACGAGCACCAGCTCAACCTGACGCCCGTCTACGGGGACGGGGCCTCGGCCGACGAGCCAGCCCCACAGGCGGTTCAGGTCGTCGGCATCTTCGGGGCCAACGCCTCTGGCAAGTCAAACTGCCTCGGCGCGTTGGCGTTCATGCGGCAGACCGTCGTGGAATCCGACCGCGCGGTCGAGCCTGGCCTGGGTCTGCACCGAGAGCCGTTCGGGTTGGATCCGGAATTCGCCACCCAGCCGTCACGCTATGTCGTCGACCTTCTGCTCGGCGGCGTCCGGCACACCTACGGCTTCACGATCGACGACGACCGGGTGCTGGAGGAATGGCTCTACCACTATCCGGTTGGGCGCAGGCGGCGCGTGTTCGAGCGGGACGGCGACACCTTCTCCTGGGGCGAGGAGACGGGCCGACGTAACGACCTGGAGCAGATCGCCGGCATCACCGCTCCGACAGCCCTTTTCCTCAGCACGGTCGCCCGCTTTGGTCACAGCCGCCCCCAGTCGGACCCGGCAGACCCGCAGCCGCTGCACGACACCTATCGGTGGTTCTACCTGATGGGCCAAGTCACTGACCCCACCCCTGGGCTGTCCGCCCTCATCCGCATCGGCCAATCAGACGCCGACGAGGCACGCCGGCTCGCGGTGGACCTGTTGCAGGCCGCCGATGTTGGGGTTGTCGACGTCGTCGTTCTCTCGGATCCAGCCGACGACCATTCCGCCTGGGCCGAATCGTCGACCCAGGGCATGAGAGCCCGGGTGAAAAAGGCCATGGCGGGAGCCCGGCGCCCACCCGTCATCCTGTTCGCGCACCAGGGACCGCACGGTCTCGCGCTGCTCGACCTACAGAACCAGTCGACCGGCACACAGCGACTACTGACCCTGGGCCTGCACGCCGCCACGATGCTGCGCACTGGTGCCACGATGCTGATCGACGAGATCGACGCCAGCCTGCATCCGGTGCTCACCGCGAAGCTCGTCAGCCTGTTCCGTAGCCCGCAGGCGAACCCCCTGGGCAGCCAACTCATCTTCACCAGTCACGACGCCGCCCTTCTCGGCACCCTCGACGGGGAGGAGATCCTGCGCCGCGACGAAATCTGGTTCGTGGAGAAAGACGACGAGGGTGCGTCCTCGCTGTACCCGCTGACCGATTTCAAGCCCCGTAAGGAAGGCGAGAACCGTCAGCGCCGTTACTTGAACGGCAACTACGGCGCGGTTCCCAACCTGTCCACCGACCTGTTCGAGCAGGCACTTGCCAAACCCCTCCACTTCCGTCGGCCAGATCATCGCCGCGCTACGCGATGA
- a CDS encoding ArsR/SmtB family transcription factor, protein MSVPLYQAKAELFRTLGHPVRIRVLELLQDGPKPVRDLLAVIEVEASNLSQQLAVLRRAGMVTSHRDGPLVMYALSTPDVADLLAAGRRILGAVLTDRDGLLDELRATGADR, encoded by the coding sequence ATGTCGGTCCCGCTGTATCAGGCGAAGGCGGAACTTTTCCGCACCCTCGGGCACCCGGTGCGCATCCGGGTCCTCGAACTCCTCCAGGACGGACCGAAACCGGTACGTGACCTGCTCGCCGTGATCGAGGTCGAGGCATCCAACCTCTCCCAGCAACTCGCCGTGCTGCGCCGCGCCGGGATGGTCACCTCACACCGCGATGGTCCCCTCGTCATGTACGCGCTCAGCACCCCGGACGTGGCCGACCTGCTGGCCGCCGGGCGGCGGATCCTCGGCGCGGTCCTCACCGACCGGGACGGCCTCCTCGACGAGCTGCGCGCCACCGGCGCGGACAGGTGA